tcaaccaactccacttttaagcactcctcattatcagtacGAAATTTCATAGTGTTGAACACCttaaaagtaacatcctgatccagaactcgcattgtgagctcaccctgctgcacatctatcaaggtttgACTAGTTGCCAaaaaaggccttcccaagattatgggaatcttcttatcttcctcaaaatcaagaattacaaaattagcagggaagatgagtttatcaaccttaaccaagacatcctccacaataccttgTGGATAtgtaatggaacggtcagctaactgcaaggtcatataagttggtttgggatcaggtaagtccaactgcttgaaaattgacaaaggcatcaaattgatgctagcatctgtcaaaagacacttttccaatagtacacggaatagtgaagcttcctagatctttaagctttggaggcaacttctgttgcagcacaacactgcattcctccgtgtgagtgactgtctctaaatcatctagcttcactttccgagagagaatatctttcataaactttgcatagctaggcatctgctcaagtgcctcagcgaaaggtatgttaatatgaagtttcttgaacacctccagaaacttctcaaattgcttgtccagctttttcttctgcagccgcttaggaaaaggcggtggaggatagatctgtttctcccctgtattaccctcaggaggagtgtgctcaatagtgGTCTTCCTTGCTTCCATttctacttcctgctgctctacttctttctcaacCTCAGGTTCTTCAGTCAACACTTTAGTTTGTTCAGAATTCGCAACCTTTCTAGACCTTAAAGTGATTTCCTTTACCTGCTCCctggcttccctctttcctggcacttcagtgtcactaggtagtgtaccaggctgacaATTAAGCAAGACATTGgtaatttgcccaatttgattttccaaggtcttgatagaaatagcttgacttttgcacataagcttTAATTCCTCTAATTCAAATTTCTCATTAGCTTGttacagttggagttgttgtcttggtgcaaattgcggttgctgaaaaccaggggggttgtactgcttaaatgggtactgctgataaggttgttgaaccgcattctgggTGTTACTctaactgaaattaggatgattgcggttgttgggatgataagtggctggcactGGATGCTGTgaacgctgaaagttgctcacgaactgagctgattcactaggaattatgcactgatcagtctcatggcACCAACACAAAGTTCACAGACACtggtgatttgattaactccataattagccaaagagtccaccttcatcgtcaacgCCTTAAGTagggcagctatagcagttgctgcatccaactccagaatttctgctacttttccctgagtcagtctctgggaaggattctggtactcattagtagccatcagtttggtcaattcataagcttcatcatagcttttagcccacaaggctcctcctgatgctgcatcaagcatgggtctaaaagtagcacccaatccattatagaaacagttgataatcatccaatcaggcatgtcATGGTGTGGACACTTCCTTAGTATCTTTTTATATCGATCctaagcctcacacagagattcatcagtttgctgagcaaactgagtaagagcattcctgattgcagcagtcttcgccatagggaagaatttagtgagaaacttttgagcaagatcttaccatttagtgatagaccctggtggtagagaatgtaaccagcacttagctttgtcccttagagagaatgggaagagtcgcagcttgatagcatcttcagtcacaccattgaacttgaaagtatcgcagatctcgatgaaatccctgatgtgcatgttagggtcttcagtaggagaaccccaaaactgaactgagttctgtatcatctgaatcgtgcctgctttgatctcaaaagtgttagccgagatggccggtctgatgatgcttgactgaatgtcattgatcttaggctaagagtagtccatcaaagcattaggattttctgcttgatctaTCATCGCTACTACCACTGGTTCTTCAACTTTTTTTCTTCTTATTCTACCTTCTGTTCTTCTTCAACAACTTCCTTACGAACTACCACtacttcttcctcggcttgatccaggTTTCTCTTACGAGTCCGAGAACGCGTAtacatacacgctcgctagatcaccagaaataagacaaggaaacagctaagtaacaatgtccgagtaactgaactttaacgaccactgatggaaagtgcataaactaaaaattaacactgcagtccccggcagcggcgccaaaaacttgttagtcactAAACACACGCTAAAActacatgcaagtatacgcgtttgcaagtaatatagaatcttttctagttcgttcccacagagactgtttTGGTTAACTACTTAATTCAcacacttaagcaacaatgtatggttattattcaatgctaagacgatgacaattgaggttgtttataactaagaattaaactaactattataactaagagaataagattgactgaattaatatatatgacaaacatgagattctaacttcattaaatatttcattcaatagccttattgttctcaaccttaacatgcaatggtgatgacactaatcagacaacacgaaactgataaacgccaacttttgttgcacggatccctactaccagacatccacaaaagagatagaagctgaatagacaccaattatattgagaccctatatgtctataaaatttgacatcataatggtttaagcaaaagttatctatcttgattacatagggcaagtaagatggttaaaattacctacaaatcatgcataacaatacatgaacctatgctagcatggcaagttctaaatccttaaattcactttcgcttcattaagaattaacacactatcttataagttcgcgacgctcataagatgaatacacacaaccaatactaggctatcatacaatcaccacatgcTAAGGCATCgcaacaatttaactaaagaaatccataaataaattcgttagaaccccacgataacgattagcccataatcggacttatcatcaatgtgggttccgatgaaatcatggtataacaaacgtagtctttataacgaataaataaaccaagtacACACGAGTataagttcaacaaaacaagaaacgagcatccaagattacaactcaaaacaaagattcacaagaataaactagatcgtcttcgcctttattgaattgtgctataggttCCTTGTTGTCTTCTCCATAGCTCTCGCTTGTTGTGTCTTGATTATCCTATTAAAAACGTCTTAGAGATGTCTAAATAGCATCCCCATGCAGTGTAGAACTCTAGAAAATCAGTTTTCTATTTAAAATAGGAATTCTGAAACCCGACACTGCGCGGGtgcgcgcttcatcagcgcgggcgcgctggctttctgaacttgggcgcggccgcgcgcttcatcagcgcgggcgcgctggcctTCTGCCAGAATTGACTTCTTTTCTTTTACCTGcagcttcgagccggctttcaacaagcttttattccaacaccaccttgacaccaaattagcaccaaaacaatgctaattcacccgattacctagataatgcctgaaatgcaaaaacactcgaaaacacgttaaaatacttaacaacttgagtacaaatccatcaattcaaagcttattagagcatcataaagtgtcataaatgccactcaacagtcTCCACGCCAACGTCCCACAACATTCTCAACTCAACAATCAATGGTTGAAGAAAAATATCTATATTTTGTTTTGGATTTTTTGGGTCAGGCACAAGTACAGACAGAAACAAGTATTGTTCTTTTGAACACATCCATGGAGGCAAATTATATGGAGTCACTATAATTGGCCAAAAAGAATATGATTTACCCGTTGCACCAAATGGTTGAAACCCATCAGTAGAAAGTCTCAGTCTAACATTTCTCGTCTCTGAGGAAAATGAGGGATGTGCTCGATCAAACTGTTTTCACTCTTCCGAGTCTGAACAATGACGCATCACACcttcttcttgatcatgttcaGCATGCCATCTCATATGGGTTGTTGTCGTAGACGAAACATACAACCTTTGCAATCTCGGCGCTAATGGAAATTAGATCATCCTTCTAACAGTCACTTTCTTTCTCTCCTTCTTAGATCTGTTATGTCTTGTTTTGTATCTCGCCTGTGAACAAAATTTACACGACTCCATGTTGACATCTTCACCTCAGTATATCAGGCATCCATTAACACAACAATCAATCTGCTCAGAAGGAAGCCCCAATTCTTCCATATACTTCTTCGTGCTATAAAAGCTATCAAGAAACGTATTATCTTGAGGCAAGATACCTTTGAAGAATTGTGACGTCTGATCATAACATGTTTCTGACCAATGATGATCAGATTTCAAACTCAACATTTGAGCCATGGCAGACAACTGAGAAGTTTCACAACCTTCATATAACTCTCTCTTAGATGACTTTAAAATATCATACAATTTTTGTGCCTCTGCATTTGGAATCTCCGGATCAAAACTTGGGCCCGCAGCATCCATCACCATGTTGTACATTAGGTTGTCATCTCCTAGACCTTGGGTATTGGAGTAATGTGTGAATGATTGTTCTTCACTTTGTCTAGTAACATATGGCTCTCCATGTCGATCCCACACATAATAATATCTTACAAACCCTTTCTTCAATAAGTGTAATTTCACCGTCTTCGCATTCCAGAATTTGCGATTCTCACACTTGAAACGTGGACACTGAATATTTGTCCCATTCATGGACTGTTCTCGAGATATAACATATTGCATAAAATTTTCCAATCCATTTATAAAATCTCGAGTTAAAAATCCCCGACTATCTTTTCTTTGATACATCCGGCCCcgattattattcatattaaatGTTATAGAAACTGTAAAAAAATATCAAATAATTATACGTAATTTTAAGAAAAACATAGCATACCATATTTCAACAAACAAACTTAATGTATTGGTAAATAGCAAGATAAAAATGTAATATCTGAATAAAAATTATAATCGACCGTAATAAGAATATAAGAAATTCGAGTAGACTAATCGACATATAAAGTATAATTCATCATACTTCATTTCATTATTGTCAACAACATATTCCGTTGGCGAGTTAAAATTCGGTTGGTAAAACATATTAGTAACGGAATGATCACAGAATTGCTACTAGACCTTGGTGTAAACTTTTTCCAGAGATTTGAAAGAGATTTGCAAGCTAATAATTACAATGcacatataacaacataaaaaaaTTTTGCAAATCAGCTACTCAAAAAACATAATGCAAAACACAGTTTAATCTTGAAGTTAAAGAAAAAGACTAACCTTAATATATTGTAAATAAATTGTTCTTCAATCCTTAACTTGATTTGTTGAGAATATATATGGACAAGATCGAAGGTGCCGTTTATATGCCTTTCAGATGAGCTGAGCAGAAGAAAACGAATAAAGTCTAACTAAATCTGAATATAATTTTTGGGACGTATGGTTGGTTGAGAAGGTAGGTATCCgtattaaatttatttattacattTACTGAGGGAACGCTAACGGATATAAAGTTGACTGATCTACATTTATAACAAATTAGTAACGGAATACTAACGGAATACAATTTATCATTTCCGTTGTCAAAACGTTAAGCTTCAGTTACTATTTAGTTGCTATTATGTTACTAGTACGTAgagaaaattctgattttaatCCTTGGCAATTCTGTTGGCAGATTTTGGCGGGCTTTTTTTGCACCCATTTTGCCAACTAAAATTTCCGTAAGTAAATATTTGTTGGTGTTCAGTTGGGCTTCCGTTATTATTCGATTGGCTTTTTAAAATCTTAAATTTCGTTGATAATCCGTTAGTAACTACCAACGGATTATTATCCATTGTTAATTTTCGTTGACATTATCCAACATTCTTTTAGTGAAATAAACCATCCTCAAATGAAACTCCTATTTACAACGGTCATAACTCCACACAATGTTATATTAAATGAACCGAAACCAGCACATATTGTTTGTATATTTGTGAGTGCAGCTTTGGCAGATGGTCATCTAGTTCCGGAAAATATCGAGCTAGACAAATGTGATGATTGGGACTGGAGATAGGTCCAATACGGAGGACCAAGTCACCTGACACATTCTTTCCACATAATTAATAATTGGACTTCACAGGCAAATGGGTGATCTCGTCCAACCCACAGCCCAACTCCTAACTTTTTTATGGACCCCACGTGATTAATCTTATGTAACTTTCTTATGACACATGCACTGTAAAGTTCACAGATATGCAATAGGAtataataaaataagaaaaagataggCAGTTGGTCAGGCCCGGAAAAGTGGACCTGTCCAGTTTTTATTATTCTCGTCCAGTGCATGTGGCTTGGCCAGTTCTTTTTCTCTTTTTGTCACATAAGGAGTTGGGTCTCCCATTGGAGCTGCTCTTAGCCCCCAAAGGGATTATGTGCAGACTGCAGAGTGGTGCTATTTTACCTTTCACACTGCTTAAGCATCATTTATAGGAATGTACTTGGTTTCTTCATATTTGGTTTTAAAACTCATTGATACTTGATAGGGTTTGCTTCTGTCACTGTCTCGTGATGTTATCCTGTACAAAGGCAAAGGTGAAGGAGGGATGGAGGGATGGATCAAGACcaaattatcaaaataaaatgaagtgcatgaaatattaatttaaaattgCCCTTTGGAATTAAAATTTGCAATTTTTTTATGGTAGACTCATGCTTACAAATTTCAAAATACCGATTAAATATAACTCATTCAGTAACATTCGAAAATCGGAATTATTCGGTTGAGGTATCGATTTGTgatttatcggacgatttttaaaatattgtccgatttatcggcgatttatcGAAACTCGGTTAAATCGGACAAATATTTTTGACAAAATTTTGAGCGATTtatcataatttttgaaaaatcgacCGATTTCTATAATTAAGCTCATTCTTAACAATACATATCAAACTATGATATCCTATATCTATAATAtctatttcttttaaaatacaGATTAAATATATCCCATTCTTAACAATCCATATCAAACTACGACTAGAATTGAATATTTGTGATTTGTGAACGGactaaaattaaattttataatcGAAATAGGAAAAaggaaaacaaaaataaataaataatacaaaTTTTTCCCTCCGCTTCTCCGCCTATTCACCTCCCCCAGGATCCAGATATCTAATATATCTATCTAATATATAAAACTGCATAAAATATATACACAcaaattatttattcaattacTGTAAAACCCTAGCTGCTCTTCAATCTTCTCAATCCCAGAAATTCAATCAACCCCATCTCAATCTCAAGGTAAATTATCTCTTCCTAGTGTTTTTTTCATTAATTgaattatgtgaatttttggtaaattgtgtttatgtgaattttatAATTAGTTGATGTTTGTGATTCTATTTAATTGATGGGTTGATCTTGATTTTTTGGTTTGTTTTGGTTGTACCTGATTGTATATTGTGTTTTTTATTTGATTGGAGAAAAAAGCTGTCTTTTTTGctgaatagttgttgatttagtGGTCTGTGCTGGTTGTACATTGTGCGTGTGTTGTGTttgggggggagagagagagaaatgagagagatagatagatagagagagagagagagagagatggggggagtgagagagagggggagagggggggggggagagagagattGATTGATTGAAGCTTATGTTTagaattgattataatgaaagAATCTTTTTTGCAGGGTAATTCTTGATGTATTGATTGGTTACCAGATATTGTGATTTGAAGTGTGGTAATTGAAAAAGATTCGAACTTTAACTTGGCTGAATTATGGTCACTGAATCCTTAGTTGGCTCGGGTGTTATTAACATTTGTATTGAGTCAAAAGATTTGGGTGTTGATAAGTTGAGCCAAAGTGACATCGGTGCCCATTCAGAATGTGTGGAAGCAATGAGTGGCGTCATGAGTAGTGATAAGTTGGTTGAGGCGAATGGCTCAGCTAGTTCGGGTTCTAAACGAGCTCGAGTGGATAGTCAGGATCAGCAGGCAGCGGTTCACGTAAGATATGAGTGTTTGTCAAGGTATGTATAGTTTTCGATACTTATGTTACCTTTTTAGCTGTTTGATTGTGTGGTCCTCAAGGACGTAAATACGTAAACTTTTTAATGTTAACGATTTTGTTCTTGAATTATAGAGAGAGCAAGAAAAAGCTTGAGGAGCTTCTAGGTGAATGGTCAAAGTGGCATGCTGCGCATTGCGCTTCGTCTAAGGTAATTTTTTTTTCAAGTTTAACATATTAGCAGCGCAACATTGTAAAACCCATGGCATTATCTTATATTTATTTGATTCAGTAAATTGTATAAGCGTTAATTAAATTAGCTCTATTTGTTATCTAAAGGATTGTGATGCTTTGGAATCTGGTGGGGAAACATACTATCCTGCTTTACAATGCGGAACCGAAAATTCTTCTGTGGTATACTCCTTTACTGATTCTGATATTAAGTAAAACACATTTTGGCCCCAATGTTTAAACAAAAAATTATCTTAAGATCTTACCATTCAAATTACTGCTCTTCAAAATTAAACTTTTTAAATGGTCCATGTATAACACTCAGTCCTCAATCGGACTCTTTGGCCAAAGTTTGGGttcaatttatttaattatttgatgtTTAAGGTTGAGATGCATATGTGCATTTTAATATGAATATATGGATGCCATTTAGCCATTTTCTCTCTGGGGGTACAGTTCTTGGTGTTATTATATATCTTTTTCAGGATCCAATTATGCTTATAATAGTCAACATGAATAATGCAGTGatgtatgaattaattatataaactAATTTAGGACAAGAAAAGGCATGTTTTGTGTTGATAGAAGGTTGAATTTTCTCTTCTCTATATTGTTGATTGAGGTACTACAGGCAATTTGTGTTGAccatttttttgttatttttttatttctctAGTCTTTCTTGATGGAAACCCAAGCgaagaaaaagcaaaagattGATTGTCTTGCATTAAAATGTGATTCTGTTCCTCTTTATGATCGAGGATTTGAATTTGCTCTGAAGTTAACTGATGGATCTATCGAGGAGAATAGGTAAAGGTTTCTTCTTGAAATTTGATTTCGATATTTTGCACATGATCTTTACATCTGGCTAATTTCATGCTCCATTTTTCTCCCAGATGCTTAAACCCTCTAAATGCCTCTCGCTGCTTTAATTGTGCAACCTATGGCCATTCACTTAATGAGTGTCCTAAACCTCGAGACAATCTCGCTATTAGTAATGCTAGGAAAGAGCGCCACTTAAAGAAGAACCAGAATGGCAGGGGCCATATAATAACTCGCTATTATCAGAATACTCCCCGTGGAAAGTATGATGGACTAAAGCCTGGTGCTCTTGATGCTGAGACAAGAAAACTTCTTGGTCTTGCGGTAATATGCCTTACTAGCTTTGTTGAGCATTGTCTCCTGTCTTTTTATGCATATATAGAGCAGTATATATTCTAGAAaagtagaaagtttaaagttttagGGAGGCATTTTAGGAAATACTGATGAATGATGATAAGTCGGAAATTTTTTATCAATTTCTTAATGGATACGAGATTTCATGAATTCATGTAAGGAGTAAATGCAGAAAGTGTATATCGTGCAACTAAAGTGTGTTCTCTTTCCGTACTGCCATAGTAATTGTATGCCAATTTTGGTAAACTATTTTCTCTTATTCAGGAACTTGATCCACCTCCATGGCTCAATAGAATGCGTGAACTAGGATACCCTCCTGGATATCTAGGTAAAGTCTTTTTTTCCCTTTATGCCTCCTTAGGGTTAATATACTCTGTAGCAGTTCTGTTAGTACTTGCATGGAATGGGTATCTTTTCATGTTTATATCTCTTTATTGTGTTGTGTTTACATTGATGAAATTAGAGGCTTATTGAATTTTGTTTATTGTTATGCATAATCAATTATCATCAAGTCCCTTGTTCCGTTCTCTTGGCTTAAAAGTTTAAACTAGATGACCATTTCTCTCTCCCACTCCTTTTATTCACGAATGTCATCTTTTATCTACACTGCATCATCTCCTTTTTATCCACACTGCATCAACTCCTTTACTCTCATCACAATCATACTTTTCAATCTCCCTTTTCCACTTATGCTTCTTTTTTATTTAATTCATTCCAATCTCTTTATTTTTCCTTCTACCTCATGCCTAAACAAAAAAAAAATCCTCTTGAAGTTTACCCTCAATGAATGCTGATTTCATTAATTTATTTCAGACATTGAAGATAGCGACCAGCCTTCAGGGATTACAATATTTGATGATGATGAATCTTCTAAAGAAAAGGAGAAAATTAGCAAATTGGATGTTTTAGAACCAGGGAGAACGATGAGTGTTAGTTTTCCGGGAATAAATGCACCAATTCCAGAAGATGCAGACAAGAGCCGGTGGGCAGCTTCACCTTTGCAGCAAACCAATTATCCTTCTGCTTATCACTCCAATCAATGGTCCAATTACTCCCCTGAGTTACCTTCTAGAGGGAAGACTTATTCTCAGAGACAACAATCAGACCACAAAAGTGGTTTCTTTTCAAGCTATGCACAAGAACTTGACTCTATGTTGTCTAATTATTCTGGTTACTCTCAATACGGAAAACCAGATTGTGCTGCTaataataatttaacctttaggGATGGATTTTCTAGTCTAAGAGGTCAACATACACCTGGTGCATCCCCTAGCAATGGAAATTATGGTTCAAGTTACAGTAGTGGGTCAAATTTTATGGATGGAAATTCTGGAGGTCGTAGGATATATGAACTTGATGCTAGGCATGGTCATACACCAAGTGCCAGTAATCATAGTCCTTTTAGTATTTCACCTAACCAGTTTGCATATTCGCGCCATTTTTAAGAAGGTTTTAGGTCTTTTAATTTATGATGCTCAAGATGTATCCTGTGAATTCCTAATTTGTCGGCTTTTGACTTTCAATATTGCAGCTAGATTGTCGCAAATTATGTCAGCTAAAACTTGTAAAAGCTATGTGCCAACTTTTCTCTTCTGTATTCTTTGCATGATACATTagattaataaaaaatttaaacttAGTATGTTCAGTTTTTTCTTTCTGTATAATTTGGGTGATACATCATGGTATAGTACAGTACAGTCAATTACATGGTATGTAGTAGAAGTAATACTTCATGATCTACTATCTGGTGTTTTGCATGGGTATTGCCAGCAattatatgtgtgtgtatatgttCTTGCACATTCTCCTCCCAAACCAGAGTGTATAGTCTTCTTTACCTTACCTTCATATAATAAATATGTATTTCTTCACTAAAAGTCCCAAGTATATTTCGACTATTTGCTTGTGCTGACGTCTTGGCAGTTCTATGATGATGTTATTGAATCTTTAGTGCTAAACATATCTGCATGTAAAGTGTAAACTGTTATAATTTTATTGTAGTAGGTTGTGGACTCCTGGTAGTTGAACTGTGAACTTGGTTAGGTCCAATTACCATATAAAGAATTTTGGTTAGATATTGATGCCCTACTTGCAGCAGGCAAATGTGTGCTTTTGGTTATATTATCAATTTTGATTATTTAGGTGTATGAAGCTTAGTAAAGTTCAACATTTGACTAGGATGCCATTCATTCTGCTCCAAGAGCAAGTGCACAACACTACTTCTGAATATGTAGTCCTTTGTGTGAAAATACAACTAACAGAAAGGTCACTTTGGAAATCATCCTAGCCAAGTTTACTATATGACCAAGAGTCCAAGACATCTAAAACTAGAAATTAGTATAATTTAACTTTTGTGGGCGAAGTTAAGGTCATTATTGTAAGTCTGGTGGTGCTCACAGTCACAGGTCAATGAGTACAACTGGTATTGCCTCTTGGCCAGTAGGTCTATTTGCATTAACAAGTTGAGGTCCTTCAGTGGTCTTAATTGCATAAAATGTGATAACTGTAACTATAGCCTATAGGGTACACAACACTATCAATAATTCATTTGTGTGTGGTTGGCTCTTAATGGTGTGTAGTAGTTTCTTAATCTTGTTCTCTTCTGTTTGAGCTTAATGATGGCTCCACCCATTTTTAAATTGTCAAGTCATGTAGTTAGGTGGGGCTGCTCACCTTCTTTTGTCATAATCTTCTTTCAAGAACCTTAAAACTAGCATCCACAGTTAGGGAAAATATTGTGCACTAGATAAACACAATTTAAGTTCTTTTACTGTTAAACCAGCTTTCCTAGCTGCATCTGTAACCTGTGGTTTTTGTTTGTTTTTCTAGATGAGGACAATCATGGCAAAGACCCCTCATGATTCCTCTTTCTCATTCTCAAGGAGATTCTTTCATTGGAAGAAGAATGctaatgaagatgatgatatggaagaaaTTTTAACTTTCAACTCATCGCGTGTTTCTGAGTTGAAACTAGACGATCTTGATCTCTCGGCACATTCTGTGCCTCTTCCAGTGATGGTATCGAATAAGAAGCGATCAATCGTGTCAGTTTCTAGTCTCCGGTCAGCTCTCACGTTTAGTAAGAGTAAATCAGGTCTTGGAAAAACAGTAATATGCACTCTTTTTGGTTACAGGCATGGACGTATTCATGTTGCATTCCAAGATGATGCTAAACTGAGTCCTGCTTTTCTGGTCGAACTAGCAACCCCCACAAGTGTACTGGTTCGTGAAATGGCTTCTG
This genomic interval from Apium graveolens cultivar Ventura chromosome 8, ASM990537v1, whole genome shotgun sequence contains the following:
- the LOC141677075 gene encoding uncharacterized protein LOC141677075, translated to MVTESLVGSGVINICIESKDLGVDKLSQSDIGAHSECVEAMSGVMSSDKLVEANGSASSGSKRARVDSQDQQAAVHVRYECLSRESKKKLEELLGEWSKWHAAHCASSKDCDALESGGETYYPALQCGTENSSVSFLMETQAKKKQKIDCLALKCDSVPLYDRGFEFALKLTDGSIEENRCLNPLNASRCFNCATYGHSLNECPKPRDNLAISNARKERHLKKNQNGRGHIITRYYQNTPRGKYDGLKPGALDAETRKLLGLAELDPPPWLNRMRELGYPPGYLDIEDSDQPSGITIFDDDESSKEKEKISKLDVLEPGRTMSVSFPGINAPIPEDADKSRWAASPLQQTNYPSAYHSNQWSNYSPELPSRGKTYSQRQQSDHKSGFFSSYAQELDSMLSNYSGYSQYGKPDCAANNNLTFRDGFSSLRGQHTPGASPSNGNYGSSYSSGSNFMDGNSGGRRIYELDARHGHTPSASNHSPFSISPNQFAYSRHF